From a single Rutidosis leptorrhynchoides isolate AG116_Rl617_1_P2 chromosome 5, CSIRO_AGI_Rlap_v1, whole genome shotgun sequence genomic region:
- the LOC139848088 gene encoding ATP-dependent Clp protease adapter protein CLPS1, chloroplastic-like, with protein sequence METAICGRLAPSPNRHLLHSKPGDTYLTHKQSTKWITVMTMPPPRLEKGAGVLDKPVIEKTTPGRESEFDLRKSKKMAPPYRVMLHNDNFNKREYVVQVLMKVIPGMTVDNAVNIMQEAHVNGLSVVIVCGQPDAEEHCTQLRGNGLLSSIEPDSGGC encoded by the exons ATGGAGACTGCCATTTGCGGTCGACTCGCTCCTTCCCCTAATCGTCATCTTCTTCATTCCAAACCAG GGGACACATACCTGACTCATAAACAAAGCACAAAATGGATCACGGTTATGACAATGCCACCACCAAGATTGGAAAAAGGTGCGGGGGTGCTCGATAAGCCCGTTATAGAGAAAACAACACCTGGTCGAGAGTCAGAGTTTGACTTGAG GAAATCAAAGAAAATGGCCCCACCGTATCGTGTGATGCTACACAATGACAACTTTAACAAGAGGGAATATGTTGTTCAAGTGCTAATGAAGGTTATACCCGGGATGACTGTTGATAATGCTGTTAATATTATGCAAGAGGCACATGTCAATGGTTTATCTGTGGTGATTGTTTGTGGACAGCCAGATGCAGAAGAGCATTGCACACAGTTGAGAGGTAATGGGCTTTTAAGTTCAATCGAGCCCGATAGTGGAGGCTGTTAG